From the Pseudarthrobacter sp. MM222 genome, one window contains:
- the nudC gene encoding NAD(+) diphosphatase, with translation MSLAESPSSSSAASAPSPASRNESWSGTPTPPGPGLLANHLQNTVLPVRAALIDRGSAARMKPNMLEDLVGSGTARAMVLSGRQALIDGDSLVLLDAAELVDHLRDTDYAPDQLIYLGSALPGSDLEAGTQLVLFLLPRQFEVKAEEFESHIAGIPAGAQWAGFRDVAARLNPTDAALFVEASAIANWHASHTHCPRCGTATQPEAGGWVRRCPTDSSEHYPRTDPAIIVTVVGADGRLLLGGGGPLDARNYSTLAGFVEPGESLEQAVVREIGEEVGVRVTACQYLGSQAWPFPASLMLGFTATTQDTTATPDGVEVTRARWFSRSELQDAVLSGEIVISSRLSIARALIEHWYGGTIQDRPDTQ, from the coding sequence ATGAGTCTTGCGGAGTCACCGTCATCATCATCGGCAGCATCGGCACCGTCACCGGCATCCAGGAACGAATCATGGTCGGGCACGCCAACGCCGCCGGGACCGGGCCTCCTGGCCAACCACCTGCAGAACACCGTTCTTCCCGTGCGCGCCGCGCTGATCGACCGCGGATCCGCCGCGCGGATGAAGCCGAACATGCTGGAAGACCTCGTCGGCTCCGGCACCGCCCGGGCCATGGTGCTCTCCGGACGGCAGGCCCTCATCGACGGCGACAGCCTGGTCCTCCTGGACGCGGCCGAACTTGTCGACCACCTGCGGGACACAGACTATGCTCCGGACCAGTTGATCTACCTGGGCTCGGCGCTGCCCGGCTCGGACCTCGAGGCGGGAACGCAGCTGGTCCTCTTCCTCCTGCCCCGGCAATTCGAGGTCAAGGCCGAGGAATTCGAGTCGCACATCGCGGGCATCCCGGCGGGGGCACAATGGGCCGGCTTCCGGGACGTCGCTGCCCGCCTGAACCCCACGGACGCTGCCCTTTTTGTGGAAGCCAGTGCCATCGCCAACTGGCATGCGAGCCACACGCATTGCCCGCGCTGCGGTACCGCCACCCAACCGGAGGCCGGCGGCTGGGTCCGCCGCTGCCCCACGGACAGTTCCGAGCATTACCCGCGCACTGACCCCGCCATCATTGTCACCGTGGTGGGCGCCGACGGGCGGCTCCTGCTCGGCGGCGGAGGACCCCTGGACGCCCGGAACTATTCCACGCTGGCGGGTTTCGTTGAACCGGGGGAGTCCCTGGAGCAGGCTGTGGTCCGGGAGATCGGCGAGGAGGTCGGCGTCCGCGTCACCGCCTGCCAATACCTCGGGTCCCAGGCTTGGCCGTTCCCGGCCTCGCTGATGCTCGGGTTCACCGCGACGACCCAGGACACTACCGCCACGCCCGACGGCGTCGAGGTCACCAGGGCGCGCTGGTTCAGCAGGAGCGAACTGCAGGACGCGGTTCTTAGCGGCGAAATCGTGATCTCCAGCCGGCTGTCCATTGCCCGGGCCCTCATCGAGCACTGGTACGGCGGCACCATCCAGGACCGACCGGATACTCAATGA